A single region of the Pan troglodytes isolate AG18354 chromosome 22, NHGRI_mPanTro3-v2.0_pri, whole genome shotgun sequence genome encodes:
- the LOC134809241 gene encoding uncharacterized protein LOC134809241 isoform X1, with protein MFVRLTFRCASWLSSGKRAVLTQQSDITLSYNKIAPVERLGTPYPKCGLWASSTCVIWELVRNGILSRPQTLLHQNLHFNEIPEPQFCGGTGAIQSTCSGRFAVASGWQASL; from the exons ATGTTTGTTCGTTTGACCTTCAGGTGTGCAAGTTGGTTGTCTTCAGGGAAGAGAGCAGTTCTCACTCAACAATCAGACATAACTCTGTCTTATAACAAAATTGCACCCGTGGAGCGTCTAGGAACTCCCTACCCAAAGTGTGGTCTGTGGGCCAGCAGCACCTGCGTCATCTGGGAACTTGTAAGAAATGGGATTCTTAGCCGACCCCAGACCCTGCTGCatcagaacctgcattttaatGAGATCCCAG AACCCCAGTTTTGTGGCGGGACGGGGGCAATACAATCCACGTGTTCTGGGCGCTTTGCAG